A region of Vanessa cardui chromosome 1, ilVanCard2.1, whole genome shotgun sequence DNA encodes the following proteins:
- the LOC124530637 gene encoding leucine--tRNA ligase, mitochondrial: protein MPHLKRCTHLFLKYNPISLLGVKRSKCSLGLWNQELTTEIKLKIENHWTKEVSHNDNCKNKKKYYVLPMFPYPSGNLHMGHVRVYSISDTIARFHKLNGKHVIHPIGWDAFGLPAENAAIEHNILPHIWTESNISTMKKQLLQLGFNFNWEKEFSTCDPKYYKWTQYIFLKLFENGLAYQNKAEVNWDPVDKTVLADEQVDENGCSWRSGAKVEKKILTQWYIKTTKYAKKLYDGLNNKSLENWKDIINLQKHWIGECNGLVVSFTLKLGNIEKSFDVWSQDPYKLIHGQFLTISSSSVLLQEISPSEINNLKCYNPITGKDINIYVSDNVNYPEGRDVYIACPSIDPEDIKLSQSLNIALPSESSSIDITSENNKAIEIAQKKCGGYFVSSKLKDWLISRQRFWGTPIPIIHCPTCGTVPVPYEDLPVLLPIKNSSDTKISTLSSLKSWSSCKCPKCLGDAQRESDTMDTFVDSSWYYYRFLDHANDQMPFDKEKLVGITPVNCYIGGKEHAVLHLYYARFMSYFLHSLGLTPMPEPFKKLLVQGLVMGKSYKIKSTGKYLPPEKVEKVGEEYIVRDTKEPVLVQWEKMSKSKYNGENPQRLLSTYGSDTTRLLMLADVPPPTSRKWSDDTLPGVLNWQRRLWMTVKDFLKHRTEIDATKNNISCKEFEEIESKLWNSRNYFTATATYHFKYTQQLSVAISRLQGLTNILRNNVPVDVMTRSKEFELALAALIIMLSPVTPHFCSELWAGLVSAPNRVSDDLSSFNWNKDVLEQNWPVVDQDYPLSFQCKVDGADRCELKIPAVELNDTSSEKALEIMLKEKTVANRLKKGILKTKYELYPNCRAILYIYTNRNLQSKQKKEEDKLLRSQM from the exons AAATGTAGCTTAGGATTGTGG AACCAGGAATTGACAACtgaaattaaattgaagatTGAAAATCATTGGACGAAAGAGGTTTCACATAatgataattgtaaaaataagaaaaaatattatgttcttcCCATGTTCCCTTACCCCTCAGGCAATCTACACATGGGCCATGTCCGAGTGTACTCAATTTCAGACACAATAGCACGATTTCATAAACTTAACGGAAAACATGTGATTCACCCAATTGGCTGGGATGCCTTTGGCCTGCCAGCTGAAAATGCAGCCATTGAACATAATATCTTACCACATATATGGACCGAAAGTAATATATCAACAATGAAAAAACAACTGTTGCAGTTGGGATTTAACTTTAATTGGGAAAAGGAGTTCAGCACTTGTGATCCTAAGTATTATAAGTGGAcgcagtatatatttttaaaattatttgaaaatggcCTGGCATACCAAAACAAG gCTGAGGTGAATTGGGATCCAGTCGATAAGACAGTTTTAGCCGATGAACAGGTAGATGAAAATGGCTGTTCATGGAGATCAGGGGCAAAAGTAGAGAAAAAGATCCTTACACAATGGTACatcaaaacaacaaaatatgcaaaaaaattatatgatggtttaaataataaaagtctaGAAAACTGGAAAGATATTATAAACTTGCAAAAGCACTGGATAGGTGAATGCAATGGCCTTGTTGTAAGTTTTACTTTAAAGCTAGGCAATATAGAAAAATCCTTTGATGTTTGGTCTCAAGACCCGTACAAACTCATACACGGTCAATTTTTAACCATCAGTTCTAGCAGTGTGTTATTACAAGAAATATCACCATCTGAAATAAACAATCTGAAATGTTACAATCCAATAACTggtaaagatataaatatatatgtctcGGACAATGTAAACTATCCTGAAGGTAGAGATGTATATATTGCATGTCCATCCATTGACCCAGAAGATATCAAGCTGTCACAGTCATTAAACATTGCTCTTCCAAGTGAAAGTTCCTCCATAGacataacttcagaaaataataAAGCTATAGAAATAGCCCAAAAAAAATGTGGTGGCTATTTTGTTAGTTCTAAACTAAAGGATTGGCTTATATCAAGGCAAAGATTCTGGGGTACACCAATACCAATTATTCACTGCCCTACCTGTGGAACTGTACCAGTACCATATGAAGATCTACCAGTTTTACTACCAATAAAGAACTCTTCCGatacaaaaatatcaacttTGTCAAGCTTAAAATCATGGTCAAGTTGTAAATGTCCCAAGTGTTTAGGTGATGCACAAAGAGAATCAGATACTATGGACACATTTGTTGATTCTTCCTGGTATTATTACCGTTTTTTGGACCATGCAAATGATCAAATGCCTTTTGACAAGGAAAAATTGGTTGGAATCACTCCTGTTAATTGTTATATTGGAGGCAAAGAACATGCAGTACTACATTTGTACTATGCTCGTTTTATGAGCTACTTTTTACATTCTCTAGGTTTGACTCCAATGCCTgaaccatttaaaaaattattagttCAAGGGCTAGTTATGGGGAAATCTTATAAGATTAAATCTACTGGGAAATATTTGCCCCCTGAAAAGGTTGAAAAAGTTGGCGAAGAATATATTGTCAGAGACACAAAAGAGCCTGTTTTAGTACAATGGGAAAAGATGagtaaatctaaatataatggAGAAAATCCTCAAAGATTGTTATCAACATATGGATCTGACACAACTCGTCTCTTAATGCTCGCTGATGTTCCACCACCTACAAGTAGGAAATGGTCCGATGATA CTTTGCCTGGCGTTTTAAATTGGCAGCGCAGATTATGGATGAcggttaaagattttttaaagcaTAGAACAGAAATTGATGCcacgaaaaataatatttcttgtaaagaatttgaagaaattgaaTCAAAGTTGTGGAattcaagaaattattttacagcAACTGCaacttatcattttaaatatactcaACAACTCAGTGTAGCAATATCTCGTTTACAAGGCCTGACAAATATACTGAGg aACAACGTACCCGTGGATGTAATGACAAGGAGTAAGGAATTCGAACTGGCATTAGCGGCTCTGATTATAATGCTGTCCCCTGTGACCCCTCATTTTTGTTCTGAGCTCTGGGCTGGTCTTGTATCAGCTCCTAACAGAGTATCTGATGATTTGTCGTCATTTAATTGGAATAAAGATGTATTAGAGCAAAACTGGCCAGTTGTTGATCAAGACTATCCATTATCTTTTCAATGTAAA gtCGACGGAGCTGACAggtgtgaattaaaaataccaGCTGTTGAATTAAACGACACATCTTCCGAAAAAGCCCTAGAAATTATGCTCAAAGAAAAGACTGTTgcaaatagattaaaaaagggCATCCTGAAAACTAAATATGAATTGTATCCAAACTGTCGTGCCATTCTTTACATTTACACAAATAGAAATCTGCAATCTAAACAAAAAAAGGAAGAAGATAAACTGCTGAGATCGCAGATGTAA